A part of Populus alba chromosome 8, ASM523922v2, whole genome shotgun sequence genomic DNA contains:
- the LOC118055875 gene encoding pleckstrin homology domain-containing protein 1, whose protein sequence is MSLSDSMASLWRAATALTQTQSTQTDGVEFWSNPERTGWLMKQGEHIKTWRRRWFILKQGKLFWFKDSTVTRVCKPRGVIPAASCLTVKGAEDVLHKQYAFELSTRNDTMYFIADSEKEKEDWINSIGRSIVQRSRSVTDSEIVDYDSKR, encoded by the coding sequence ATGTCACTCTCTGACTCCATGGCATCTCTCTGGCGTGCCGCGACGGCCCTAACGCAAACCCAATCAACCCAAACGGACGGGGTCGAGTTCTGGTCGAACCCAGAACGAACAGGGTGGTTAATGAAACAAGGGGAGCACATCAAGACATGGAGACGCCGGTGGTTCATTTTAAAACAAGGGAAGCTCTTCTGGTTCAAAGATTCCACCGTGACTCGTGTGTGTAAGCCACGTGGCGTCATCCCAGCTGCCTCTTGCTTGACAGTTAAAGGAGCCGAGGACGTGCTTCATAAACAGTACGCATTCGAGTTGTCTACGAGGAACGATACCATGTATTTTATTGCAGATTCTGAGAAGGAAAAGGAGGATTGGATTAATTCAATCGGACGGTCTATAGTTCAGCGCTCGAGATCGGTTACTGATTCGGAGATCGTTGATTATGATAGTAAAAGATGA